Proteins encoded by one window of Deltaproteobacteria bacterium:
- a CDS encoding GatB/YqeY domain-containing protein — translation MGLRDDINRDMVAAMKSGDKDRLSTLRMLLSAIKYKEVDAKHQLNDEEVVSVLSTLIKQRQDSIDQFRKGGREDLVLKESKEVEVLKGYLPPQLSADEVRDIIKKAAQETGAAGPKDMGKLMKAVMPLVKGKADGKLVNDIVKEVLGG, via the coding sequence GTGGGCTTGAGAGACGATATCAACAGGGACATGGTCGCCGCGATGAAGTCCGGGGACAAGGACAGGCTCTCCACCTTGAGGATGCTCCTTAGCGCCATAAAGTACAAGGAGGTGGACGCAAAGCACCAGCTGAACGACGAAGAGGTCGTCTCGGTCCTCTCGACCCTCATAAAGCAGAGGCAGGACTCAATCGACCAGTTCAGGAAAGGCGGAAGGGAGGATCTCGTCCTGAAGGAATCGAAGGAGGTCGAGGTCCTCAAGGGCTATCTCCCGCCCCAGCTCTCGGCGGACGAGGTGAGAGATATAATAAAGAAGGCCGCCCAGGAAACCGGCGCAGCCGGGCCCAAGGACATGGGCAAACTCATGAAGGCCGTCATGCCGCTTGTAAAGGGCAAGGCAGACGGCAAGCTCGTGAA